AGAATCCTGATGTACACTCCCTTCACTATTCCTCAAGAGGAGGAAGCCTTTGTCTTAGCGTTCTTGCCCTCAAGGAAGCCATTGGTATAGGGATAGTCGAAGTAGTTGAGGATATCCTCGCGCCAGGTTTGCAGTGTGGTTTCTCCCCAAGATACAAAGGTCGGTGGGTGCTTTC
Above is a window of Dehalococcoidia bacterium DNA encoding:
- a CDS encoding transposase, encoding MQTWREDILNYFDYPYTNGFLEGKNAKTKASSS